The following are from one region of the Mustela lutreola isolate mMusLut2 chromosome 9, mMusLut2.pri, whole genome shotgun sequence genome:
- the OPRL1 gene encoding nociceptin receptor isoform X1, translating into MESLFPAPFWEVLYSGHLQGNLSLLSPNHSLLPPHLLLNTSHAAFLPLGLKVTIVGLYLAVCIGGLLGNCLVMYVILRHTKMKTATNIYIFNLALADTLVLLTLPFQGTDVLLGFWPFGNALCKTVIAIDYYNMFTSTFTLTAMSVDRYVAICHPIRALDVRTSSKAQAVNVAIWALASVVGVPVAIMGSAQVEDEEVECLVEIPAPQDYWGPVFAVCIFLFSFIIPVLVISVCYSLMIRRLRGVRLLSGSREKDRNLRRITRLVLVVVAVFVGCWTPVQVFVLAQGLGVQPGSEAAVAVLRFCTALGYVNSCLNPILYAFLDENFKACFRKFCCAPALRRETQVSDRVRSIAKDVALACKTSETVPRPA; encoded by the exons ATGGAgtccctcttccctgctccctTCTGGGAGGTCCTCTACAGTGGCCACCTGCAGGGCAACCTGTCCCTCCTGAGCCCCAACCACagcctgctgcccccccaccTTCTGCTCAACACCAGCCACGCCGCATTCCTGCCCCTTGGGCTCAAGGTCACCATTGTGGGGCTTTACCTGGCTGTCTGCATTGGGGGACTCCTGGGGAACTGCCTCGTCATGTATGTCATCCTCAG ACACACCAAGATGAAGACGGCCACCAACATCTACATCTTTAACCTGGCCCTGGCAGACACTTTGGTGCTGCTGACACTGCCCTTCCAGGGCACGGATGTCCTCCTGGGCTTCTGGCCATTTGGAAATGCCCTGTGCAAGACAGTCATTGCCATCGACTATTACAACATGTTCACCAGCACCTTCACCTTGACCGCCATGAGTGtggaccgctatgtggccatctgccacCCCATCCGAGCTCTCGATGTCCGGACGTCCAGCAAGGCTCAGGCTGTCAACGTGGCCATCTGGGCTCTGGCGTCCGTGGTCGGTGTTCCTGTTGCCATCATGGGCTCGGCGCAGGTCGAGGATGAAG AGGTCGAGTGTCTGGTGGAGATCCCCGCCCCACAGGACTACTGGGGCCCCGTGTTTGCCGTCTgcatcttcctcttctccttcatcATCCCCGTGCTTGTCATCTCCGTCTGCTACAGCCTCATGATCCGGCGGCTGCGTGGCGTGCGCCTGCTGTCCGGCTCCCGCGAGAAAGACCGGAACCTGCGGCGCATCACGCggctggtgctggtggtggtggccgTGTTTGTGGGCTGCTGGACGCCTGTGCAGGTCTTCGTGCTGGCACAAGGCCTGGGGGTGCAGCCGGGCAGCGAGGCTGCCGTGGCTGTCCTGCGCTTCTGCACGGCGCTCGGCTACGTCAACAGCTGCCTCAACCCCATCCTCTACGCCTTCTTGGATGAGAATTTCAAGGCCTGCTTCCGAAAGTTCTGCTGTGCCCCGGCCCTGCGCCGGGAGACGCAGGTGTCCGACCGTGTGCGCAGCATTGCCAAGGACGTGGCCCTTGCCTGCAAGACTTCTGAGACAGTACCACGGCCTGCATGA
- the OPRL1 gene encoding nociceptin receptor isoform X3, translated as MKTATNIYIFNLALADTLVLLTLPFQGTDVLLGFWPFGNALCKTVIAIDYYNMFTSTFTLTAMSVDRYVAICHPIRALDVRTSSKAQAVNVAIWALASVVGVPVAIMGSAQVEDEEVECLVEIPAPQDYWGPVFAVCIFLFSFIIPVLVISVCYSLMIRRLRGVRLLSGSREKDRNLRRITRLVLVVVAVFVGCWTPVQVFVLAQGLGVQPGSEAAVAVLRFCTALGYVNSCLNPILYAFLDENFKACFRKFCCAPALRRETQVSDRVRSIAKDVALACKTSETVPRPA; from the exons ATGAAGACGGCCACCAACATCTACATCTTTAACCTGGCCCTGGCAGACACTTTGGTGCTGCTGACACTGCCCTTCCAGGGCACGGATGTCCTCCTGGGCTTCTGGCCATTTGGAAATGCCCTGTGCAAGACAGTCATTGCCATCGACTATTACAACATGTTCACCAGCACCTTCACCTTGACCGCCATGAGTGtggaccgctatgtggccatctgccacCCCATCCGAGCTCTCGATGTCCGGACGTCCAGCAAGGCTCAGGCTGTCAACGTGGCCATCTGGGCTCTGGCGTCCGTGGTCGGTGTTCCTGTTGCCATCATGGGCTCGGCGCAGGTCGAGGATGAAG AGGTCGAGTGTCTGGTGGAGATCCCCGCCCCACAGGACTACTGGGGCCCCGTGTTTGCCGTCTgcatcttcctcttctccttcatcATCCCCGTGCTTGTCATCTCCGTCTGCTACAGCCTCATGATCCGGCGGCTGCGTGGCGTGCGCCTGCTGTCCGGCTCCCGCGAGAAAGACCGGAACCTGCGGCGCATCACGCggctggtgctggtggtggtggccgTGTTTGTGGGCTGCTGGACGCCTGTGCAGGTCTTCGTGCTGGCACAAGGCCTGGGGGTGCAGCCGGGCAGCGAGGCTGCCGTGGCTGTCCTGCGCTTCTGCACGGCGCTCGGCTACGTCAACAGCTGCCTCAACCCCATCCTCTACGCCTTCTTGGATGAGAATTTCAAGGCCTGCTTCCGAAAGTTCTGCTGTGCCCCGGCCCTGCGCCGGGAGACGCAGGTGTCCGACCGTGTGCGCAGCATTGCCAAGGACGTGGCCCTTGCCTGCAAGACTTCTGAGACAGTACCACGGCCTGCATGA